From the Chelonoidis abingdonii isolate Lonesome George chromosome 4, CheloAbing_2.0, whole genome shotgun sequence genome, the window GGGGCAAGGGAGATGGGTTTGGGGAGCGAATGCCGCGGAGGCAGGTTTGAGGGGTGTCTGTTTTTCCTCCTCGCCTCTAACAATGTTTCCTTCCAGGGGAAACAAAAGAAAGCGAGGAAATACGCCACCGTGAAACGCATGATCAGCCTCCGAGACCAGCGCATGTGAGCCTCccagtgatggggtgggggtcagggacCAATTCATAGTACTGGAGATTTAGCTACAGAGACACTTAGGTCCCCCAGTCAATCTCTGAAGGCCAATGCAGGATGAGTCTAGGTTGACTGTTCTCCAGTGTCTCGTCCCATTTTCAGGATCCCCAGCGATTGCTTTCCCTTCCTGCTTTAGAAGATATTTCcccatttttattcatttcactATCAAGGAGTTTTCCTGGGAGCTAACCTAAATTTTCATAATTTCAGTCCAAACTTCCTAGTTTTACTCCCTTGTATTATTCTTAGCTGTTCCTTTTTCCCCTTGGTTTTTACACCATTAAGACATTTTTGTTCTAGTATTATATCCATTGTTGTCTCCGTCCGTCCCCCCATACTGACATAcagtgaaaccccactataaAGCGATGTTTGgagtccaaaaaattccatcgtGATAAATGCGGGGTCGCAgtatagcggggtttcaagcCGGTCAGTTTAAGTaagtggtccccaatgcagtgcatTGATGTGtgctgcctagtgcccagcaggagagagaagccatggccccgcgcctgtcagggacagagaactctgaggctgcgggcgctggtgctctctgtccccggcaggcacggggccgcagccagggctgcaggcgctggtgctctctgtccccagcaggcacagggcctcggcttctctccggcttctccagGGTTGCAggcgccagtgctctctgtccctggcaggccagagagaagccacagccccgcacctgctggggacacaGAGCACCGGAgctctggagttctctgtcccagcaggcgtggggacacagcttctctcccctgctgggcactaggcggggtCACATCAATGTCCCGGCGGGCCCAtggcattggggaccactggtattaggccttaaaggggagccaagtTATGATCGCGTTATATGCAATTTCACGTTATGGCAGTGCGcgttattgcgaggtttgactgtacTTGTGAGTGCGtcacaaaaacttttttttttttgttgctttagcAAACAGACGGAGCGTGCAAAATCCAATGTGAAAAAGAAGGATGATCCTAGTGCAATCAAGGAAAGAGAGGTGTAAGTACCAGAGGAGCTGCACTCTGCCTTACATCTGGGAGAGTGGAGATGCTCTCTGCCTTGCCTTGCACTTGGGAGAGTAGAGGAGATGCAGCTCTGGGCAGTTGCAAGAATATTTTCCCTGTCTCTTTCACTtagagggaagcagagcagtctaCGAGaacagagggaaaccttcccatagttgggaccctccttccagatggtgttggggtatcctctcgcactgagctTACCTCTCCgagggagggaactccagttactaGGAAAAgacaggtgttagtaatgggagattcgatcattagaaacatagatagctgggtttgtgatgactgggagaacctagtttttttaatacaagaactaaggatcaccaaatgaaattaataaggggcaggtttaaaacaaataaaagtaagtttgtcttcacacagtgcacagtcaacttgcggaactccttacctgaggaggttatgaaggctaggactataacagggtttaaaagagaactggataaattcatggaggttaagtccattaatggctgttagccacgatgggtaaggaatggtgtccctagcctctgtttgtttgtcagagggtggagatggatggcaggagagagatcacttgatcattacctgttaggttcactccctctggggcacctgccatggGCCagtgtcagtagacaggatactgggctagatgaaccttcgGTCTGagccagtacggctgttcttatgttctaaagatTGTAGGAACTTGCTCCCCCTTGGCCTGAATTTCTTGACATGTATACTGTGGGAAGTGGGTATTGGACTTTCAGAAGGAAGAGAGGTAGAGGTGGGCTGCTTGATAATTGCCACCATCTTTCTCTCCAGGCATTATCTCAGACCTGTTCCTGACTGGGCATGTTTCCTAGCAGATCTGTCCAGATCATAGGATTTGATGCATTGCTGGTGTCAGTTTAAAGTAACTgatttgaattgtttctttcctgaCAGCCCTCAGCACCCTTCCTGTTTGTTCTTCCAGTATAACACACAGTTGGGCCCACCCTATTATATTCTGGTTGATACAAACTTCATCAACTTCTCCATTAAAGCCAAGCTGGACCTGGTGCAGTCAATGATGGACTGTCTCTATGCCAAGTGTGAGTGTCTGTTCCTGTTAGAGTTTCTCCTGAAACAGCATGGTGCCCTGGTGTGGTGAGGTCTGCTCTTGCCTGCAACAATCCTTCACTCTGCCACAAACACTTTGCAGGCCACAGAGCACTAACTTAAGGTAACAAAAGACTAGTTAAAAGGATTTATGCTGCTGGCTGAGTGCAGCGTCTAAGTGAGCTTAATATTGAACAGTGGACCTGAGATTCTTGATCTGCATTAACCTTAGAACTCTTTGCAATTAAAAATCAGATGAGTCTTAAATACTAAtcttgacaaaataaaaaaattaaaaacaaaaattttaaaccCGAAATTCATCCAAAAGATCAACAAACTTAACAAGAGATGGCCAGCTAGCTGCTCGGTTGCTTTGCATTTCATCCTTCCACTCCCCCTTCATgagttttttgtgtgtttaattaaactGTAAGCAATTCAGGGTAGAGATCTTGATAGTTTATCTTAGTATTTTCTGTAGAGCACATTGTCATAGCTAAGTACTGTAAGGTAAGAACTAATACACTTTTGGCACTATAGAggtaataaatattttgttcatgCAGGTATCCCCTGTATCACTGATTGCGTGATGGCTGAAATTGAGAAGCTAGGGCAGAAGTACCGTGTGGCACTGAGGTAGGTGAAAGACACTCAACTCTGTTCCTTAGTCCATCTGTTGACTTGGCTGTTTCAGACACTTTGCTGACTAGATTAAGTGATATACACAATCACAACCATTATGGTTGAATTTTAAATAGGCACTGGGAAGTAGAAAGTTCTGGTCCAAAAGCTTGGGCTAGGATGGAAAGTCTTGCAAGAGCTTATCTTCTTGGCCTATCAATTCCTGCACAAtgtaagtttttatttaaaaactgtccAGTCATTATGGTTGCAAGTCATAGCTCCAGTTTATCTACAGTCATTGTGAGCAAGACTGGCCAAAACACCCAGCAAAGACATTAACATAGATCATTcacaaaaggcctggtatgatggAGGCAGCAATCCAGTCTGAATGAAATTGGAGGAATCCATCATGAGAAAAACATTTGACCCTGTATGCACCAATTTGTCCATCATCCTGGACAGTCCTGCTGCTCAAGACCACACGGATATTCTGGAGGAGGATGATAAAACCTCCTTTACCACGATTGCaagccatatttttaaaaaaatctttatccaAATCAGCCATGTTTATAATGAGATCTCTGCCACTGGCGTTCTATTCTTCTTCCTTTGTGCTTGTTCTTTCTGCAGTGGGTAACCTGTTGAGAAGAGAGTATTTAGGAGTCCTTACACTGAGGACAAAAGTTGTTTATAAAGTCCTGTGAGATCACCCATAGCAGTCTTGCAGGCTGCACTGTGTTCTTCAATGAGAGCTCTTAAATCAACTTGATCCCTTTTAATATCAGGAGATGAAACAAAGAAACTGGTCTTCATCCTGACAGGAGAAAAGAGGACTCTGGCCTCAGCCTGCACCAGCTGGATCCTTGATGTTCCAACTGTAACTCTGAATTCCCTGACTTAGTCAATTTTAAATGATCACACTCACAATGAGGCATTCATTCATACTTCTTGCATCTTAtgttaaaaaatcaattttcgtACTTATGTAAATTTGTGGTATTTCCTAGCATGATCATTGAGAAACTTTCCAGAGTGATATGTTTCCAGAGTGTTGTACATCAGCACAGCAAAGAAGTAATGTTTGTGACTTTCCACTACAACATCCATACTGCACAggattttgaaaacattccagttCTTATAACTAATTAATATTTCTTCCACCATATCAAAAGCACCTGCCAGCATTAAGCTCTGGGTCTGgaacaagttttgaaaaagaaatcttTACAGAATTCACTCAATCTCCAAATCTCTTatcttgtgacacttttttttttttactttaaattgcAGCAGACTTCCAAAAGAACATTTCTGTGCAGCTAAGAATAAGTAGGAGAGAAACCTCTGTCCAAAGGAGGAGgcgtggcttttttgttttggttttggttttgtcttCAAGATTAGTTTATGTTTTCAAGGATCTATTATCTGTCCTACAGCAGCATTATGATGTGAACTGGTAATCCTAGAGTCAGAGTACTGGCCTGGAATTAGATTCATAGTTCCATTGTCTATAGAACATTAGTCCAAGTCTGATAACTGACGAAGGAGAGGAAAATTAATCAGCCATAGTTATTCACCTCCATTCTTGAcctattgtatagtattgcagtGCAGCTAGTAAAGAGCTGCAATGTTCCACTCCCAAGAGGGCTCTGTTTTAATGGTGGGTGTAGTTATTTCTGCATAtagcttgtaaagcactttgagataagGTGTTAAAGGGAAATATGATCCTTGCCCCTGATATCTATGTAGCAATTCCATCTCATAGACAATCAAGTCAAGCACGTTAGTCTAAATGTCTTAATCATTCAGTAGCTGAGGGAAGGGCATTATGCAAGTCCATAATAGAACCAGGCAGCCCTTGCCATGGATGCCACCTGCAGATATGTGGTCTAACTGACCACAGTGGTAAAAGGGGGAGTCACAAAGACCTCAGTTATAGTCACTAGCAGCACATCTAAATTGATCTGAGCTTTACCCGAAGATGTCTTGAAGGGTCACAACTAGGAGGCTGAACTGTTGTTTCTGTCACAAGAAGGCATTGGCTATGTCTGAGGCTTATTCTTGCCACCTGAACATGATATTGAGGTTCTGTAGGGGAATTGTCCAGGAAACTGACATGCCTAATTACTGTTTTCTGTTTTGCATAGAACCCTGATCTTGATTGTGGTCTCTGGGTGCTATTGAAATAAATACTAAGTAATACATAAACGATAATTAGCCACAATATTTGTTACTCCAACTTGTGCTTTTTGACCTTCCTTGCTCCTCATTTGAATTTGGCCTGAAGAGTTTTTAACCCCCTGGCCTGTGGTCTTGAGATTTGGAAATTGCCCAGAATAGAGGTGAGGCTGTTCCTACTTCCTCACCCTGGAATTGTCTGAAGATACCTCTGTGTAGGTCAAGTGTCCTCAGTACCCTTCCTAATGACATCTTTTATGACCCCACAGGATAGCCAAAGACCCACGATTTGAGCGCCTGCCTTGCACACACAAAGGGACCTATGCAGATGACTGCTTGGTGCAGAGGGTCACTCAGGTACCTCCCATTCCAAGGGTTCCTTTTCTGCACTGTTGGCATGAAAACTTGCTGAACTCCCATAGGCACTAATGACCTATAAAATCTGAGACCTGCTGAGAGACTGTGGGATCTAGTCAAAGTTCCTCTAGTCCAGTATCCAAGCTCCAGTGTATCCAATGTTAATTACTTGCTTCAAAGGAAGATATAACATCCCCATCATGCACCTCATTGTGCAATTCTATCTGAAACTATATGTATGAGATGGGAAATTCCTTCTGAATACTCCAGGTGGCAGACCAGTAGCTTTAGTAGCAATAAAGATGATAATACCGATCTTCTGGATAGTGGGTTTTTTCAGTAGGTCTCAacgcattttacaaaggaggtcatatcactgtccccattttacaggtggggaaactaaaggacagagaggcaaagggacttgcccaaggtcacccagcagcctgggcagagccaggaatagaacccaggtatttgagttccagtccagcactctatccactaggcaacactgcctccctcCTGTAAGTCACCTGGACACTATGATGAACAGAAGAGCACAGCTAATCTGTAGTAGGGCTCTGTAGGAACAAGAGTAGCATCTTATCCTAGTAATGTCCAATTCTTTTAGAATTGGTGCCCCACAGTGTTATGACTAAGTGAACAAAAGCATTTGTTTGGCCTTCTCTCCACTGGGCTGGGTCATTGTTAGAGTCTGACATGCCTCCGTTTCTTGCAGCATAAGTGTTACATAGTGGCCACGGTGGACAGAGACCTTAAGCGGAGAATCCGGAAGATTCCTGGAGTCCCTATCATGTATATTTCCAACCACAGGTGAGAGACCTCTCTAGCAGGACACAACACTGACTTTGACAGAATTGCTGTCTGTTAGCAGTTTATTCCCAAACATGTTTGGTCTTTCTTTCGATCTTGGGGTTTTCTATAGTGCCTGTAACTGTAGTGTCTTTGAGTCTTTATAAATGGAAGTGGTATGCCCGCTTATGTGAAGAAAAGACTGTGCACTGTTGTAACAGGAGTTCCTAGTCTTAAGTTTGGAACgccatttccattataaacaatTTCATTCAGTTGCTCATAATTTGGAGAGAGAGCTTTTGTATGAATAGTGGTGAGATTATGTGAAGAGAGGAGAAGTCTGGTGATGTGTGAGAGGGGAGTAGTATGTCAAGGTTGGCTGGGGCAAGTCCACAAAGAATCTTAATTGATCAATAACTGGAATGTAGCTTTGTATGTTTCTCTCACAAATTGTCTTCTGCTGTCATACTTTTGGGCCCTTGAATGCAGCTTGGGTGACTAATATAGTAGCTCTTTGAAGTGCTCTGCTCTCCATGCTGCTCTGTCACAGGGCTGAAAGGATTAAAGTTTCT encodes:
- the FCF1 gene encoding rRNA-processing protein FCF1 homolog, with translation MGKQKKARKYATVKRMISLRDQRIKQTERAKSNVKKKDDPSAIKEREVPQHPSCLFFQYNTQLGPPYYILVDTNFINFSIKAKLDLVQSMMDCLYAKCIPCITDCVMAEIEKLGQKYRVALRIAKDPRFERLPCTHKGTYADDCLVQRVTQHKCYIVATVDRDLKRRIRKIPGVPIMYISNHRYNIERMPDDYGAPRF